Proteins from a single region of Sesamum indicum cultivar Zhongzhi No. 13 linkage group LG5, S_indicum_v1.0, whole genome shotgun sequence:
- the LOC105162681 gene encoding CDPK-related kinase 1, with amino-acid sequence MGLCHGKPIEPPQNLSENPVIPGENNEPGLNSSTGKTPKFPFYSPSPLPSGFKNSPANSSSVPSTPLRFLKRPFPPPSPAKHIKALLARRHGSVKPNEATIPEGSECEIIGLDKNFGFSKNFTSHYELGEEVGRGHFGYTCSAKGKKGSLKGQDVAVKVIPKSKMTTAIAIEDVRREVKILRALTGHKNLVQFYDAYEDEDKVYIVMELCKGGELLDSILSRGGKYPEEDAKIVMVQILSVVAYCHLQGVVHRDLKPENFLFASKDENSTLKAIDFGLSDYVKPDERLNDIVGSAYYVAPEVLHRSYGTEADMWSIGVIAYILLCGSRPFWARTESGIFRAVLKADPSFEEAPWPSLSPDAIDFVKRLLNKDYRKRITAAQALSHPWLAGHHDVKIPLDTITYKLVKAYICSSSLRKAALGALAKTLTIPQLAYLREQFTLLGPNKSGFISLQNFKTAMSKNSTDAMKDSRVLDYVNVVSSLQYRKLDFEEFCAAAISVHQLEGMESWEQHARHAYEFFEKDGNRPIMIEELASELGLSPSVPVHVVLQDWIRHSDGKLSFLGFVRLLHGVSSRSFQKA; translated from the exons ATGGGACTTTGTCATGGAAAACCCATTGAACCCCCACAAAATCTGTCTGAAAATCCTGTAATCCCAGGTGAAAACAATGAGCCTGGACTCAATTCCTCCACTGGGAAAACCCCTAAATTCCCATTTTATAGCCCAAGTCCACTGCCTAGTGGGTTCAAGAATTCCCCTGCTAATTCTAGCAGTGTCCCTTCAACACCCCTCCGTTTCCTTAAACGCCCATTTCCACCACCATCACCGGCTAAGCATATTAAGGCCTTGCTTGCAAGAAGGCATGGCTCTGTTAAGCCCAATGAGGCCACTATACCTGAAGGGAGTGAGTGTGAGATTATTGGATTAGACAAGAATTTTGGGTTCTCAAAGAATTTCACCAGCCATTATGAGCTTGGAGAAGAGGTTGGTAGAGGGCACTTTGGTTACACTTGTTCTGCTAAAGGAAAGAAGGGAAGCTTGAAAGGGCAAGATGTGGCTGTTAAAGTTATACCAAAATCAAAG ATGACTACAGCAATTGCCATAGAGGACGTGAGAAGAGAAGTGAAGATACTACGTGCATTAACCGGACATAAGAACTTAGTGCAATTCTATGATGCCTATGAGGATGAGGACAAGGTCTATATAGTCATGGA GCTATGCAAAGGAGGAGAACTACTGGATAGCATACTTTCTAG AGGTGGAAAATACCCGGAAGAAGATGCGAAAATTGTCATGGTACAGATTTTAAGTGTGGTCGCGTATTGTCATCTCCAAGGTGTGGTCCACCGAGATCTAAAACCTGAG AATTTTCTCTTTGCTTCGAAAGATGAGAATTCCACTTTGAAGGCAATTGACTTTGGACTCTCCGATTATGTAAAGCCAG ATGAAAGGCTGAATGACATTGTTGGAAGTGCTTATTATGTGGCACCTGAAGTTTTGCATAGATCATACGGAACGGAGGCTGATATGTGGAGTATTGGTGTGATTGCTTATATTCTTCTGTGCGGAAGCAGACCATTCTGGGCGAGGACGGAATCTGGAATCTTCAGAGCCGTTCTAAAGGCCGACCCAAGCTTTGAGGAAGCCCCATGGCCTTCTCTGTCCCCTGATGCTATAGATTTCGTAAAACGGTTATTGAACAAGGATTACCGTAAAAGGATAACAGCAGCTCAGGCTCTTA GTCATCCATGGCTGGCAGGACACCACGATGTGAAGATCCCTCTAGATACGATAACGTATAAGCTCGTAAAAGCTTACATATGTTCGTCTTCTTTGAGAAAGGCAGCTTTAGgg GCTCTTGCAAAAACATTGACGATTCCGCAGCTAGCCTATCTCCGAGAACAGTTCACACTGTTGGGGCCAAATAAAAGCGGATTTATATCCCTACAAAACTTCAAAACC GCTATGTCAAAGAACTCCACCGATGCAATGAAGGATTCACGGGTTCTAGACTATGTCAATGTG GTGAGTTCTCTTCAGTAcagaaaattggattttgaaGAATTCTGCGCTGCAGCAATAAGCGTACATCAGCTGGAAGGAATGGAAAGCTGGGAGCAACATGCACGCCATGCCTACGAATTTTTCGAgaaggatgggaaccgacccATTATGATCGAGGAACTTGCCTCA GAGCTCGGACTTAGTCCATCAGTTCCTGTCCATGTAGTTCTGCAAGACTGGATAAGACACTCAGATGGGAAGCTCAGCTTCTTGGGCTTTGTAAGACTACTACATGGAGTGTCCTCCCGCTCATTTCAGAAGGCGTGA
- the LOC110012010 gene encoding pyrophosphate--fructose 6-phosphate 1-phosphotransferase subunit beta, producing the protein MLEIISQMFSVNVLRIVTTKLIAELNEILSHDVVDEGGMWKKKLGSQSLKLFEILPQAIQEQLLLERDPHGNVQVIMLLVEWISIDYIS; encoded by the exons ATGTTAGAGATTATATCACAGATGTTTTCTGTAAACGTGCTGAGAATAGTTACAACTA AATTGATTGCAGAGCTGAATGAAATCCTCTCACATGATGTTGTTGATGAAGGTGGAATGTGGAAAAAGAAACTGGGGAGCCAATCTCTCAAGCTTTTTGAAATCTTACCACAAGCCATTCAGGAGCAGTTGCTGCTGGAAAGAGATCCACATGGAAATGTGCAGGTAATCATGCTATTGGTTGAATGGATATCCATTGATTACATAAGTTAA